In Trichoderma atroviride chromosome 2, complete sequence, one DNA window encodes the following:
- a CDS encoding uncharacterized protein (SECRETED:SignalP(1-18)~CAZy:GH18) — translation MLKLFCAALPLVARVALAAPTVAERCQDPEQHAVPLSSLASSGPAASLPFGSEPLHNGPVVLETFPPQSSQPELSAPKTFDLGSDTEPPTSPLSTPWQGSQTAGPSSPSASWWPIGNDNSSQSEARPPFSKSSNAGASDQQGSGNRPYGKKKNVVYFTDWSIYGAGFLPQNLPAQEITHLLYAFAGIGSDGSVISIDTWGDEQKRFGANQSWDESANNVHGAIEQVFLLKKQHRHMKTLLSIGGWTASQQGKFDPALSSEAGRRQFARTAVELLARWGFDGIDIDYEYPLSQQESQNFVYLLGECREALDAYAERNGQNYHYLLTVATPAGPQHYGILDMPAMDQYVDSWHLMAYDYAGSWDNTSGNQANVFADPHNPTSTKFNSNDAVDGYLANGIDPSKIIFGLPLYGRSFMNTQGLGQPYQGLGQGSIEQGVWLYRDLPRPGSDVYINSRIIAAYCYDEATKELVSYDTVHTARWKAEYLMSRNLGGAVFWEASGDRAGEDSLILTMAREMGDLDDSSNMLDYPESSFANIKGAAY, via the exons ATGCTCAAACTTTTCTGCGCCGCTCTGCCACTTGTGGCCAGAgttgctctggctgctccTACTGTTGCTGAAAGATGTCAAGACCCAGAGCAGCACGCCGTGCCTCTTTCTTCGCTAGCATCGAGTGGAccagctgcttctctgcCATTCGGCTCGGAGCCGCTCCATAACGGACCCGTCGTCTTGGAGACTTTTCCTCCGCAGTCATCACAACCAGAGCTATCGGCTCCGAAGACGTTCGATCTAGGATCAGATACGGAACCGCCTACGTCGCCACTTTCAACTCCATGGCAGGGCAGTCAAACTGCAGGgccgtcttctccttcgGCTTCGTGGTGGCCAATTGGAAATGATAATTCTTCACAATCAGAAGCTAGGCCTCCGTTTTCCAAATCGAGCAACGCTGGCGCAAGTGATCAACAGGGCTCCGGAAACAGACCatatgggaagaagaagaatgttGTGTATTTTACAGACTG GAGCATTTACGGCGCAGGCTTTCTGCCTCAAAATCTCCCCGCGCAGGAGATTACGCATTTATTGTACGCGTTTGCTGGAATAGGCAGCGATGGCTCTGT CATCTCGATTGATACTTGGGGCGACGAGCAAAAGCGTTTCGGCGCCAACCAAAGTTGGGACGAATCCGCAAACAACGTCCACGGTGCTATCGAACAGGTGTTCCTGCTAAAGAAGCAGCACCGCCATATGAAGACTCTGCTTTCTATCGGCGGCTGGACCGCGTCGCAACAAGGCAAATTTGACCCTGCTCTCAGTTCGGAAGCTGGCCGACGCCAGTTCGCTCGGACCGCTGTTGAACTTCTCGCTCGCTGGGGATTCGATGGTATTGATATCGACTACGAATACCCCCTTTCTCAACAAGAGTCGCAAAATTTTGTATATCTGCTCGGAGAGTGTCGAGAAGCTTTGGACGCATACGCAGAGCGCAATGGCCAAAATTATCACTACCTTCTCACTGTCGCGACGCCTGCTGGCCCTCAGCACTATGGCATTCTGGACATGCCGGCAATGGACCAATATGTCGATTCCTGGCATCTCATGGCCTACGATTACGCTGGCAGCTGGGACAACACCTCGGGAAATCAAGCCAACGTCTTCGCCGACCCTCACAATCCTACCAGCACCAAGTTCAACTCCAATGATGCAGTGGATGGCTACCTTGCCAACGGAATTGATCCTAGCAAGATCATTTTCGGCCTTCCTCTCTACGGCCGCTCATTCATGAACACTCAAGGCCTTGGCCAGCCCTACCAGGGCTTGGGACAGGGTTCCATTGAGCAGGGTGTCTGGCTGTATCGCGACCTGCCACGGCCTGGCTCAGACGTCTACATCAATAGTAGAATCATCGCAGCATACTGTTATGATGAAGCAACAAAAGAACTCGTTTCGTACGATACCGTCCATACCGCTCGATGGAAGGCCGAGTATCTCATGAGCAGGAATCTCGGAGGTGCCGTCTTCTGGGAAGCCTCAGGTGACAgggctggagaagacagcTTGATCTTGACGATGGCTAGAGAAATGGGCGACTTGGATGATTCAAGCAACATGCTTGACTACCCTGAGAGCTCGTTTGCCAACATTAAAGGTGCAGCCTATTGA
- a CDS encoding uncharacterized protein (BUSCO:EOG092D1MNK) has protein sequence MSGPVADLGLIGLAVMGQNLILNMADNGFTVCAYNRTVSKVDAFLDNEAKGKSVVGAHNDKEFIASLKSPRRVMLLVQAGKAVDEWIERLLPLLEKGDIIIDGGNSHFPDSNRRTKELSAKGIRFVGSGVSGGEEGARFGPSLMPGGNEEAWPYIKDIFQAISAKSDGEACCEWVGDEGAGHYVKMVHNGIEYGDMQLICEAYDIMKRGLGLSSKEIGDVFGEWNKGVLDSFLIEITRDILYFNDDDGTALVEKILDKAGQKGTGKWTAINALDLGMPVTLIAEAVLARCLSGIKDERSEASTKLRYVSRGSGKFEGDKKQFLEDLEQALYASKIISYAQGFMLMQEAAREFNWKLNKPSIALMWRGGCIIRSVFLKDITSAYRNEPDLKNLLFDKFFNEAIHKAQPGWRAVVSQAAELGIPTPAFSTALSWFDGYRTKDLPANLLQAQRDYFGAHTFHIKPEHASAKYEVGKDIHVNWTGRGGNVSASTYQA, from the exons ATGTCTGGCCCTGT CGCGGATCTGGGCCTTATCGGCCTTGCTGTCAT GGGACAGAACTTGATTCTCAACATGGCTGACAACGGCTTCACCGTCTGCGCTTACAACCGAACCGTTTCAAAGGTCGATGCCTTCCTCGAcaacgaggccaagggcaagTCTGTTGTCGGCGCCCACAACGACAAGGAGttcatcgccagcctcaAGTCCCCCCGCCGTGTCATGCTGCTCGTCCAGGCCGGAAAGGCCGTCGATGAGTGGATTGAGAGACTTCTGCCCCTCCTGGAGAAGGGAGACATCATCATTGATGGTGGTAACTCTCACTTCCCCGACTCTAACCGCCGCACCAAGGAGCTGAGCGCCAAGGGCATCCGCTTCGTCGGCTCCGGTGTTTCCGGAGGTGAGGAGGGTGCCCGATTCGGCCCCTCTCTGATGCCCGGTGGTAACGAGGAGGCCTGGCCCTACATCAAGGACATCTTCCAGGCCATTTCTGCCAAGAGCGACGGCGAGGCCTGCTGTGAGTGGGTCGGCGACGAAGGTGCTGGTCACTACGTCAAGATGGTCCACAACGGTATCGAGTACGGTGACATGCAGCTTATTTGCGAG GCCTACGACATCATGAAGCGTGGTCTCGGACTCTCCAGCAAGGAGATTGGTGACGTCTTTGGTGAGTGGAACAAGGGCGTTCTCGACTCTTTCCTGATTGAGATCACCCGTGATATCCTCTacttcaacgacgacgatggcaCTGCCCTTGTTGAGAAGATCCTCGACAAGGCCGGCCAGAAGGGTACCGGAAAGTGGACTGCCATCAACGCTCTCGACCTCGGTATGCCCGTCACCCTGATTGCCGAGGCTGTCTTGGCTCGATGCCTGTCCGGAATCAAGGATGAGCGTTCCGAGGCCTCCACCAAGCTCCGATATGTTTCccgtggcagcggcaagtTTGAGGGCGACAAGAAGCAGTTCCTGGAGGACCTCGAGCAGGCTCTGTATGCTTCCAAGATCATCTCATACGCCCAGGGCTTCATGCTCATGCAGGAG gCTGCCCGCGAGTTCAACTGGAAGCTCAACAAGCCTTCCATCGCCCTCATGTGGCGTGGTGGCTGCATTATCCGATCCGTCTTCCTCAAGGACATCACCTCTGCTTACCGCAACGAGCCTGACCTGAAGAACCTGCTCTTTGACAAGTTCTTCAACGAGGCCATCCACAAGGCCCAGCCCGGCTGGAGAGCCGTTGTCTCccaggctgctgagcttggTATCCCCACCCCTGCCTTCTCCACTGCCCTGTCCTGGTTCGACGGATACCGCACCAAGGACCTGCCCGCCAACCTGCTGCAGGCCCAGCGTGACTACTTTGGTGCTCACACTTTCCACATCAAGCCTGAGCATGCTTCAGCCAAGTATGAGGTTGGCAAGGACATTCACGTCAACTGGACCGGCCGCGGTGGCAACGTCTCTGCTTCAACATACCAGGCATAA
- a CDS encoding uncharacterized protein (EggNog:ENOG41), translated as MSHPPPPGTNLPARPPASNSRPGFRSSFNQPGQPAAPPSYTNANSARASVPSYPAAPAASAAATHYGSSYQAYPSRPPATGVSHSAAAYSFPQQHQQHGAHQQPQSYAPHAYSQPQSYQAQPYQAQSYQAAPRIQNPFPTPSANTSASAGIGPSVNANVGASASGTDYDPDMAAQIAQWQSAYAPQIDKDGKPLPAAEYAKAEGIDAAAQQPDKSKTVVREGGGKKWTDDTLLEWDPSHLRLFVGNLAGETTDESLLKAFSRWKSVQKARVIRDKRTTKSKGYGFVSFSDADDFFQAAKEMHGKYIQSHPVVVKKANTEIKATNVKNKAHGGKKNYQNNKNNRNNNNNSSNAGGYEPQLGPKPGAGIAKPGQKTKNGLRLLG; from the coding sequence ATGTCACATCCACCACCTCCAGGCACAAATCTTCCCGCGCGCCCTCCCGCGAGCAACTCGAGGCCCGGGTTCAGATCGAGCTTCAACCAGCCGGGCCAGCCTGCCGCACCGCCGTCGTACACGAATGCCAACTCTGCGCGAGCCTCCGTCCCCAGCTATCCAGCCGCCCCTGCAgcgtctgcagcagccacgcATTATGGCTCGTCGTATCAAGCTTATCCCAGCCGCCCTCCGGCCACGGGGGTGAGCCACTCTGCGGCGGCATACTCGTTTCcccaacagcatcagcagcacgGCGCCCATCAACAGCCGCAGAGCTACGCTCCCCACGCCTActcgcagccgcagtcgTATCAGGCACAGCCGTACCAGGCGCAGTCGTACCAAGCAGCACCGCGAATTCAGAACCCGTTCCCTACGCCTAGTGCAAATACAAGTGCAAGTGCAGGTATAGGGCCGAGTGTGAATGCGAATGTGGGCGCGAGCGCGAGCGGTACCGATTATGACCCGGACATGGCTGCCCAGATTGCGCAATGGCAAAGCGCCTATGCGCCTCAGATCGATAAGGACGGCAAACCACTCCCGGCGGCAGAGTATGCAAAGGCTGAAGGCATAGATGCGGCCGCACAGCAGCCGGATAAGTCGAAGACGGTTGTCCGAGAGGGCGGTGGCAAGAAGTGGACGGACGACACACTGCTGGAATGGGATCCTTCTCACCTGCGCCTCTTTGTCGGAAACCTGGCGGGAGAAACCACAGATGAATCCCTTCTAAAGGCCTTTTCGCGGTGGAAGTCTGTTCAAAAAGCCAGAGTCATCCGCGACAAGCGAACCACGAAATCCAAAGGTTACGGCTTCGTCAGCTTCAGCGACGCCGACGATTTCTtccaggctgccaaggagatgCACGGCAAATATATCCAGAGTCACCCGGTCGTCGTGAAGAAGGCCAATACGGAGATTAAGGCGACCAATGTCAAGAACAAGGCACACGGAGGCAAGAAGAACTATcagaacaacaaaaacaacaggaacaataacaacaacagcTCCAATGCCGGGGGCTATGAGCCGCAACTCGGTCCCAAACCAGGCGCGGGTATCGCCAAGCCAGGCCAAAAGACCAAAAATGGTCTGCGTCTCTTGGGTTGA
- a CDS encoding uncharacterized protein (EggNog:ENOG41), which translates to MAQPNPSHSVPQDLMLEIYYLKAGYIPGEQFTLHARRRFRLVPVAGHPNPPQPDPNLFIVHYGPAEMNDRVPVAMIPYDERVNAIMQQRHFLQRAGQIRRKEFMLSDRVNWPSLPELTRQQLGPQMNPRGVPQQMAYPAQPPPPGPPSKRARHGQNQAQQAALPPGMPPVDAAFDDDEDISRGDMFDHLTPREISMSRYQQNHEWMEEILSSAYRIGQITPADLGLGLKGGAGISDRGYFHCPRRRSIQPGSRKGLCWTSRPRPG; encoded by the exons ATGGCGCAACCAAACCCTAGCCACAGCGTCCCCCAGGACCTT ATGCTTGAAATATACTACCTCAAGGCAGGTTACATCCCTGGCGAGCAATTCACTCTCCACGCTCGAAGACGATTCCGACTCGTTCCTGTCGCTGGACACCCCAACCCTCCGCAGCCGGATCCAAACTTGTTCATTGTGCACTATGGTCCTGCGGAAATGAACGATCGCGTCCCTGTTGCCATGATCCCATATGACGAGAGGGTCAATGCCATCatgcagcagcgccatttTCTCCAGAGAGCTGGCCAGATTCGCCGGAAGGAATTTATGCTATCCGACCGGGTCAACTGGCCTTCACTACCGGAGCTTACTCGCCAACAGCTAGGGCCCCAGATGAACCCCCGTGGTGTACCTCAGCAGATGGCATACCCAGCCCAACCACCGCCGCCTGGGCCTCCCTCAAAGAGAGCCCGCCATGGACAGAATCAGGCCCAACAAGCGGCATTACCGCCGGGAATGCCACCGGTCGATGCGgcctttgatgatgatgaagatatcTCGCGGGGAGACATGTTTGACCACTTGACCCCGAGAGAGATCTCAATGAGCCGCTATCAACAAAACCACGAGTGGATGGAGGAGATTCTGTCTTCTGCGTACAGAATAGGTCAGATTACACCCGCAGATCTCGGATTGGGTCTCAAGGGGGGAGCTGGCATCTCTGACAGAGGGTATTTTCACTGCCCAAGGAGGCGAAGCATACAGCCAGGCTCCCGAAAAGGCCTATGTTGGACGTCTAGACCCCGGCCAGGCTGA
- a CDS encoding uncharacterized protein (BUSCO:EOG092D2E2U~TransMembrane:9 (o241-261i273-298o357-378i385-404o410-435i447-465o485-502i514-536o542-561i)), whose protein sequence is MSSNRSPSPPPASQPQPQPHPHPQSQFTSSFDYPARPRRRSSITIDTVSTEPFPDFSRSAAAALAEGEAEGASTSTFVPASPYALTGAISASVASSRAGGRPDDSTNIEMEPIVGHRRRKSAAMNSPGLPQAAPGRPMAGGSGGRTHLSANPTDHLDGFEENGGSSSTSIGSGNEDEARGRPSFSDDDLHSDEETGLSNKERARRQKKRQRITQLGQRIVRDKSLSTEERQEADKDVVRKLLVNMFLILLWYFFSLSISLYNKWMFDKDRLNFSFPLFTTSLHMVVQFLLSALVLYFVPSLRPQRSHASDMGRSRHEVEASGASMSKMFYLTRVGPCGAATGLDIGLGNTSLKFISLTFYTMCKSSSLAFVLLFAFAFRLEKPTWRLVAIIATMTLGVILMVFGEVEFKLGGFLLVITAAFFSGFRWGLTQMLLLRNPATSNPFSSIFYLTPVMFLTLISIAIPVEGFGPLWEGLKTLSQEWGPFMTPLFLLFPGCIAFLMTASEFALLQRTSVVTLSIAGIFKEVVTISAASLIFKDQLTLINFIGLITTMLAIVAYNYLKITKMRQDAQVQVHVRVTDVDTDLPSSSASDFENDSSEETAGLLHQNTERGEVLFQAGSLPPPTPRVTRDESMD, encoded by the exons ATGTCCTCCAACCGCTCTCCAAGcccgccgccagcttctcaaccGCAACCTCAACCGCACCCTCACCCTCAATCCCAATTTACATCTTCGTTCGACTACCCAGCACGCCCTCGGCGCCGATCCTCCATTACCATCGACACAGTCTCCACCGAGCCCTTCCCCGATTTCTCTCgatctgccgccgccgctttgGCTGAGGGTGAAGCAGAGGGCGCGTCCACGAGCACGTTTGTACCGGCCTCGCCATATGCTCTCACGGGCGCCATTTCTGCATCAGTCGCTTCCTCGCGGGCCGGTGGACGACCCGACGACAGTACAAACATCGAGATGGAGCCCATTGTAGGACACAGGAGACGGAAGAGCGCCGCCATGAACTCCCCTGGCCTGCCCCAGGCCGCTCCAGGGAGGCCAATGGCTGGTGGTAGTGGTGGTAGAACACACCTTTCGGCCAACCCAACTGATCACCTGGACGGCTTTGAAGAGAATggagggagcagcagcacatcAATCGGCTCCGGcaatgaagacgaggcgAGAGGTAGACCCAGCTTCAGCGACGACGATTTACACAGCGATGAGGAGACGGGACTCAGCAACAAGGAGCGCGCCcggaggcagaagaagcgccaAAGAATCACCCAGCTGGGGCAGCGCATTGTGCGCGACAAGAGTCTGTCGACGGAGGAGCGCCAAGAGGCGGACAAGGACGTCGTCAGGAAACTGCTCGTCAACATGTTCTTGATTCTACTGTGGTACTTTTTCTCACTGTCAATTTCACTG TACAACAAATGGATGTTCGATAAAGATCGCCTCAACTTTTCGTTTCCTCTTTTTACCACGTCACTGCATATGGTGGTGCAATTCCTTCTCTCAGCCTTGGTTCTCTATTTTGTACCATCGCTGCGGCCACAGCGATCCCACGCATCTGACATGGGCAGATCTCGCCATGAGGTTGAGGCAAGCGGCGCCTCCATGTCCAAGATGTTTTACCTGACGAGAGTTGGGCCCTGTGGTGCAGCCACTGGCCTGGATATTGGCTTGGGCAACACCTCGCTCAAGTTTATCAGTTTGACATTTTACA CCATGTGCAAATCTTCCTCTCTTGCATTTGTTCTTCTATTCGCTTTCGCCTTCCGCCTCGAAAAACCTACCTGGCGCCTCGTGGCCATCATTGCTACCATGACACTGGGTGTCATCCTCATGGTTTTTGGCGAAGTCGAGTTCAAGCTTGGCGGTTTCCTTCTCGTCATTACAGCAGCCTTCTTTTCCGGCTTCCGCTGGGGTCTCACGCAGATGTTACTTCTCCGCAACCCTGCCACTTCTAACCCATTCTCCAGCATTTTCTACCTCACGCCAGTCATGTTCCTAACTCTGATTTCCATTGCAATTCCCGTTGAAGGCTTCGGTCCCTTGTGGGAGGGACTCAAGACACTTAGTCAGGAATGGGGTCCTTTTATGACACCTCTGTTCCTCCTTTTCCCCGGATGTATCGCCTTTCTGATGACAGCATCCGAGTTCGCCTTGCTGCAGCGGACCTCTGTTGTCACGCTTTCTATTGCCGGCATCTTTAAAGAGGTCGTCACCATCTCGGCcgcttctctcatcttcaaggaCCAGCTCACCCTCATCAACTTTATTGGTCTCATCACCACAATGCTGGCAATCGTTGCCTACAACTACCTCAAGATTACCAAGATGCGCCAGGACGCTCAAGTCCAAGTCCACGTCCGCGTTACCGACGTCGATACCGATCTCCCGTCATCAAGCGCGAGTGACTTTGAAAACGACAGCTCAGAGGAAACGGCAGGTTTGCTCCATCAAAATACAGAAAGGGGCGAGGTGCTGTTTCAAGCCGGCAGCCTGCCGCCACCCACGCCACGGGTTACGAGGGATGAGTCAATGGACTAA
- a CDS encoding uncharacterized protein (EggNog:ENOG41): protein MDKHIRVHPQCGACGFTFTEFEAVVALHQEGDDAITTTSSTLQYRHTARCEDRRALGKAYCRYPNCKACASSVPTMTVHKECLDFLGQLTTAEDKLSWLWTAATWRSPWDGAPPLQQALSPVIDPGQFIHQAAQACEMPGLSSLPKELALMIYEQSDRSCLHRCLAFWSYARWWNRLHQKMPKMIPIEEIEEWHRGSHPVMNKGARHGEVESDVQKPIIILSIDSQGLRSITRVQKGYTTSYANANDGLSQSDTVAYVVEAAECFASAQVEYNYPFARLQLTGRPEQIRVWDTPLPPQWQECVLDVDYDSTARAKSHLSTIDTRSITGLTFFTCFARIWAIHAHTKRQPFAQRTFDTLSPKIKAFVHWFHVPLGSEDRITAFGWSDRDYNARFYLRLKLAGNIIVGSTYRMDDEDVQLIQHPTTLIYQRPDSEGVHFVGGHAGGTDEQKDAEAEPTFAFRYRKQPFRSASYSSALLRNVIRAQVYIGRRFSHSICRGVMLEYTDGSKRALGECKVGVDRVEECFEPVHFCYNSALKNNVSVKVSTGSSHPTHPTHEGSGWTCCLMKGAMEFWFSEREVEINWKQ, encoded by the exons ATGGACAAACATATCCGCGTTCATCCTCAATGTGGCGCGTGCGGCTTCACATTTACCGAGTTCGAGGCAGTTGTTGCGC TTCATCAAGAAGGCGACGATGCCATTACGACCACTTCCTCAACGCTGCAATATCGACATACGGCAAGGTGCGAGGATAGACGCGCACTTGGGAAAGCATATTGCCGCTATCCTAATTGTAAGGCGTGTGCCTCCTCCGTGCCGACCATGACGGTTCACAAAGAATGCCTCGATTTCCTTGGGCAGCTGACTACAGCGGAAGATAAACTGTCGTGGCTGTGGACTGCCGCGACGTGGAGAAGCCCGTGGGATGGCGCACCGCCTCTGCAGCAGGCCCTTTCTCCTGTTATTGATCCTGGGCAATTCATCCACCAGGCAGCTCAAGCTTGTGAGATGCCCGGTCTGTCGTCGTTGCCCAAGGAATTGGCGCTCATGATTTACGAACAATCTGACCGGAGCTGTTTACATCGGTGTCTGGCTTTCTGGTCCTATGCGCGATGGTGGAACCGGCTGCACCAAAAAATGCCAAAAATGATCCCCATCGAAGAGATCGAAGAGTGGCATCGCGGCTCACATCCGGTGATGAACAAGGGCGCTAGGCACGGCGAAGTGGAGAGTGATGTGCAGAAACCCATTATTATCCTCTCGATCGATTCTCAAGGCTTGCGGAGCATAACAAGGGTGCAAAAGGGCTATACCACTAGCTATGCTAATGCCAACGATGGCCTCTCGCAATCCGATACGGTTGCATATGTCGTCGAGGCAGCTGAATGCTTTGCTTCTGCGCAAGTGGAGTACAAT TATCCATTTGCGCGACTTCAGCTTACGGGTAGGCCTGAGCAAATCCGTGTCTGGGATACGCCTTTGCCCCCACAATGGCAAGAGTGCGTTTTAGATGTAGATTACGATTCTACTGCGCGTGCAAAGAGCCATCTATCGACTATTGACACGCGCAGCATTACGGGACTTACATTTTTTACATGTTTTGCCCGGATATGGGCTATCCACGCGCACACAAAGAGACAGCCTTTTGCGCAGCGCACATTCGATACGCTGAGCCCCAAAATTAAGGCTTTTGTCCATTGGTTTCATGTTCCTCTTGGGTCTGAAGACAGAATCACGGCTTTCGGCTGGAGCGATCGTGATTACAATGCGCGCTTCTAC CTGCGTTTGAAATTGGCAGGGAATATAATTGTGGGGTCGACGTATAGGatggatgacgaagacgtgCAGTTGATCCAGCATCCTACCACTCTTATCTACCAGAGACCAGATAGCGAGGGGGTACACTTTGTAGGTGGCCACGCTGGCGGTACTGATGAGCAAAAGGATGCCGAGGCGGAGCCTACATTTGCCTTCCGATATAGGAAACAGCCATTCAGATCTGCCAGCTATTCATCAGCTCTCCTCAGGAATGTCATTCGAGCCCAAGTGTATATTGGAAGACGCTTTTCTCATTCAATATGCCGAGGGGTTATGTTGGAGTATACGGATGGATCAAAACGAGCCCTTGGAGAATGCAAAGTGGGTGTTGATCGGGTCGAAGAATGTTTTGAGCCTGTACACTTTTGCTACAATTCAGCACTCAAGAACAATGTGTCAGTGAAAGTTTCTACTGGGAGTTCGCATCCCACGCATCCCACGCATGAGGGATCTGGCTGGACATGCTGTTTGATGAAAGGAGCTATGGAATTTTGGTTTAGCGAAAGGGAAGTGGAAATAAACTGGAAGCAGTAG
- a CDS encoding uncharacterized protein (EggNog:ENOG41): MEQEHRETMAAFKENSILKIKERELKAIVDGAKHESRPHSDDEPVGRQVSKHSVEEIAQQVESASGRKIVSLPLSKRIQDGGFQAPPPEPAAPGSTAELSRQPSRAGSQASGAMMGETDMDMGDTASGLLDQMHTGFSSTSTPVNNFPTPQTHLSAGQSGAATPSQAANAASPAPAPAPAPASVPASAPSAPAAAAAAPPQPSGDVEMGGTDTATENEVRTTPDHSTGSGDWVVVPKDGNNVTANDTTQTTQAPTNAATTSSAAPDSAAAPTTDAAAATSAEGDDAKPPTPAAPKAPSAAATPAVTEGGSVSFDQNDFSSLGDLDTAGDALAGYDAPDLDGSAGGLDDGLDLQMDMEDSAFGDAFHGVDASHTPGDGQNQDGM; this comes from the coding sequence ATGGAACAAGAACATCGCGAAACAATGGCTGCGTTCAAGGAAAACTCTAttctcaagatcaaggagcgAGAACTTAAAGCCATTGTGGATGGTGCCAAACACGAAAGTCGACCTCATTCGGACGACGAACCTGTAGGTCGCCAAGTCTCCAAACACTCAGTCGAGGAAATAGCACAACAGGTAGAGTCAGCATCAGGTCGAAAGATTGTCAGCTTGCCGCTCTCCAAGCGGATTCAAGATGGTGGTTTtcaggctcctcctcctgaaccagcagcaccaggcTCGACTGCAGAGCTCTCCCGACAGCCATCTCGGGCGGGATCTCAAGCAAGCGGTGCGATGATGGGTGAAACtgacatggacatgggcGATACAGCATCTGGATTGTTAGACCAAATGCACACCGGCTTCTCTTCCACGTCAACGCCAGTCAACAACTTCCCCACGCCTCAGACTCATCTATCCGCGGGTCAGTCTGGCGCGGCTACGCCATCGCAAGCGGCAAATGCCGCctcaccagctccagctcctgcgCCTGCACCTGCGTCCGTACCTGCATCGGCGCCATctgctcccgctgctgccgctgccgctccGCCACAGCCGTCTGGAGATGTAGAGATGGGCGGAACTGATACTGCCACCGAAAACGAGGTACGAACTACGCCCGATCATAGCACCGGTAGTGGAGATTGGGTTGTAGTTCCCAAAGATGGCAACAATGTAACGGCTAATGATACGACCCAGACGACGCAGGCTCCTACCAATGCTGCTACTACCTCCAGTGCTGCACCTGACTCTGCCGCCGCTCCTACtacagatgctgctgctgctaccagtGCAGAGGGCGATGACGCCAAGCCACcgactccagcagctccaaaagCACCTTCGGCCGCGGCCACTCCCGCTGTCACCGAGGGAGGGTCTGTATCTTTTGACCAGAATGACTTTAGCTCTCTAGGCGATCTAGACACGGCGGGAGATGCCCTGGCGGGGTATGACGCTCCAGATCTAGACGGCTCAGCAGGTGGGCTGGATGATGGCTTAGACCTTCAGATGGACATGGAGGATTCCGCGTTTGGAGATGCTTTTCACGGCGTAGATGCTTCTCATACCCCAGGAGACGGACAAAATCAGGACGGCATGTGA